DNA from Drosophila suzukii chromosome 2R, CBGP_Dsuzu_IsoJpt1.0, whole genome shotgun sequence:
AACACCTCTCAAAGTCCCAACTCCATCTCGGACAGCCTTTCACACCGAAGGGACTTGGAAAAAGGAAGTAATCCATTCTGAGTGCAGTTTTCAATATCACTTTCCAGAGACAACTTCCTGCCGGACTGGGGCCCAGTCGCATCATCATCAAATGGAGCAGGGCCGAGGAGAAAAACTGTTGGCACTTTGCATACAAATGTGCTACCAAGCCGAACTTATCGCAACATTTTAATAACTGGCGGCAACAGTAGCCAACTGCAGATGGTGCAGAAGATCTGAGCCGGGGAGCTTGAGCGTCCAGTCGGCTTTCATTAATTACCAAGAAAAGCGAGTTTTCGGTCTGTTTTTGCTTTTTCCTGCCAGTCAAGAAGTGGCATCGCCAGTATTTTCCGCCAAACTGGCCAGCACGTCAACAGGTTGGGGGTTGGGCCCTAACTGGGCTCGCAAAACTGGCTTAGAACCCTGGCTCTGGCTCTTATCTGGCCAGCAGATCACGCAACATGCGCGTAATTTTATGAATGAAGTGTTCGCTGCCGGCCAGGATTCTGAATTCAGCTGGGGCCTAGGAAACTGGTCCGGGATCTGCCACTTAATTGCAATCGCAcctcagcagcagcagcagcagcagtggcagcaacagcaacagcagcagcagcaacagcaacaagtgCAGCATCAACAGGCCGCAGTTTGTCAGTCAGGTTAACAAATTGCGTTAAGACAGAGCCCAGTTGTTCAACCGGTTTGCAGCACATCTGTGCTCGATTCTGGTGCACTTGTTGCATCAgcttcatcatcatcatcaggagcagcagcagcagcagcagcatcagcaacagcagcaacatcaggaggagcacggcagcaacatcacACACTTGCAGTTCGCTTATTAAATATGATTATGTGTTCGATTCTGCGTTGGTCTTCAAGATGCTTTCAGTGCCAGTACCAGAACGAGTAAGAGTACGAGTACCAGGGTAAAAGTACGGATGGTCACAGGAAGTGGAGCCGCGCCAGGCGTCGTCACATTGGCGGCAGCCCCTCCTCGCATCCCATCCCAATACCCCAAGCCATCTTTAGCCTCCTCGACTGCGACAACAACTGCTGCCCACTTTTAATGAAGTTTTCCGTTTCGTGATGGTTCTGTTGACTTTCCAAGTCGGGTTAGACTACCCTCACTTTGGGGCCTGTGAGGACGGCGAGGGAAAATTGATTTTCCCTCGAGAGCAGCATCTGCAAAACAATTGGCTAGGGCATTAGAAAGTCCTCTATTTTAAATCCCTTCCATTACCGCCAGTGCCTTTGCTAAGCTGGCaggcaaaataaaaatccattggccgttcaaatgttttaattaaaatttaatgaattcaGTGTACTTAATTATGCATTGTTGTTTTTTGCCCTTGCTGTGCGTTGTGCTGGCTCTCAGACGGAGTATgctgaaaattaaatttaattgttttatttttctaccATTGCACCGAGTGGCAATCAAGGCGTATATGATCCAGAAAAAGCTTTGAAATTTGCGGTGACAGGCAGTCCAAACATGGTAATTAAAATTGCATTTATATTGGAATTGATTTGATTATGGAAATATGTCAATAATGTTTATGAAGTTAGCCGAAATCCTAAACTGAAATTGCTGTTTTAATTAACAGGAATTGCGTTGAGGCatcaaataaacaaatacTCCATTTAACTGTAATAATAAGCAATttgaatttaataatattcgATATGCCTGAAACCTTGTGGAGTTTgtaaatcaataaaataagtaaacaaattatttCACTGCAGAGTAGAACATCAAAAGCCCAGAATGGAAAAGCAAAATCGAATTCTGCAAAAttgaatattaattaaaatgaaatccCTGCCAGTCAGCAAAATGTAGCAAAATAAATGGCAGTTTCAGTTTTATTAACCTCAACTGGAGGTGGAAGCAAACACTTaataagaaataattttggTTTGAGAAACAATTCCACAtagttttttggtttttagaCCACCTGTCAGGCCCGCAGATTTCTGGAGGCTGTGAAAGCTGATTGCCCCAGACCACGTTCGCAAACTGTTAATTCCGTAttttagaaattaaaaatatgtattattAAATGTTCCATTAATTAAGCGGAGCGGTGTAgctattaattaataaaatttccaaacaAAATGCCGCCACTTTGTCTGGCCCCGAAAAATAGAATCAATTAGGCGGCATTTAAGGTGCAAGTGGGCACGCCCATCAGGAAAAGGCCTCGAGGGCAAAATGAAGAATGATGACTGAAGTCAGGGGGCTGATTGATGACACTGGACATATTTCTGACTTGGGTGAATCTTTAAAACGGTTCTGAGGAGGGGGAGCAAGGAATTTAAATAGCGCTTGGGCATATAATAATCTCTGAGCTATAATCTTCATAATGAAGTAAATGCGCTTTTAGATGTGGAAAATAATCGGTATTTAAAGGCGTACCGACACCATTTTAATTACCCCCGGAAGTAAAAAcactttattttaatttgaaaaatttgtaattttattcaaatatttttttttctttgaagatacaaaaatttgttgtattttttgtcgttTTTGCTGTAGATTTACcacatttttttcattttatattttaaatattacatttaaatatttactttatttaaagaaactttattttatacACGTATTTATCTCGCTTCTTCCTCcattaatttaaatgcaaatgCTGTTGAAGTCAAATTTATAATTAACATGTTTattgaatttgtatttatagAGTTCTTTAGCTTAATTTTTGGCGCTCACGCGTGCATGCATCAACTTCTTTACCATGTATATAATTATTGTCATGCATGATAAAAAGAAAGTCGCTGAATgctgtaaatatttttattttgaatatattttttatgtctCGGTCCTTAGGTCTAGCAAAAGTCACACTTAAAATTATTCATATAATTGAAGTCGCTATTTCGTTTTGGTGATTTCGAATCGGGGGTTCGTTGAAAGTCGAACGCTTACGCTTTTCGGGCCTGGTGTATGTGTATATCCATTTATGTTTATGTTTATAGTACGTATGTTGATAAATATTGGTATGTCCTATAGCTTAAACTTGAACAACTGCTAATGAGAGTGAGTCACGACTCGCCAGACTCGTAATATATTTATGCTAAATGCTAAAATGCGTAATTCCTACTACTTAATATCGAAAGACCTTACTACGAATTAATATTTGAGAGTGTTCTGTTGTTCTTTTCCcttttttgttaatttgtGGTGTCTACTAAatgctgctgcttctgcttcTGCCGATGTTCGGGTTGTGGTGGACTAAAGTGGGTGGAGGGCAGGCATTTCTGTAGAACGGGGGTTGCGCACCTGCCCCGTGGCCAGACCAATATACCATATATCTCGGGCCCCCCTTTCAAATGGATGGAGTTTTTCGGGGGACCCGAATCGTTTGGTCTTGCTGGCGGACGTTGGGCCTGCGTGTTTTCCAACTCCGTGTGGCGGTGGTGCCAACGTCTCCAGAGCTTTGGGCACAGGTACTTATCACAGCCTTCGAGCGCCGCATGCAAATGTCTTTTCTCAAAACACACTCAACATGGTTTCTCCATTTGCGCTCCGTAATAATCAACGTCATATAGTAATAATTACAAacgtaaaataaaaaataaaaatccaaTAAAACCAACAGCAACGCCATGGCCAACAACCAATCGTAACCAAAAGACAGTCCATTTTTAGATACGTGTTCTGTTGGGTTCTCAACTTTTCGTGTTTTCGATGGTGATTATGAATGATGTATGTCAATCAGTCTAGCTGGGTTCGGCTGGCTTGGGTTGGGTTGTCTGTCGCTGTCATTGACGCTCAGCACGGCTTAGTAGGTCTGTGGATGAAAAGAAAAGAGGGCAGGTGGAGAGGTTGTTAGAAATGCGATAAATACAGGTTGTTTCTAACAAGCTGTTAATGATCGGGGAGTGGGAAGATCTTGAGATTGATCTGGATTACTATGGGGAGCAGCGTTCATTTCTAAATATTTCGTTTCCATAATTATACCAAAATTATAGCGTTGGTAGGGGGATTATCATAAAgctattattaatttttttaggtAGGGGGACTCCCAATAACTCTATCTACCTATATTCGAAATTTATTATAATCTGTTTTTCAACTTACCACAGGTGGATAGGACATGTACTTGTCACTCATATTGAAGTATGATCCATCTGCTGGCGGCGCGGGCGATGGTGAGGATATATAGCTACCCTTGATCACCAGCGAGGAGGCAGGCGATGGTGAAGGTATGTAGAGTCCATTGGAGATCAGCATGTGATCGTCCTTGGAGCGCATCTGCATGCCCTCGATCATTCCCGTGGCACTATTCCGTTGACTGTGCCGTTTGGGATTGGGCAGGGTCCGGGTGAAGTCCGGATTGCAGAGCGGGTACGGCGGGGTGCACATGGAGCTCTCCTGGTACTTCGGCGGATACGCCGTCGACTGGATAATGTCCACGTTCTCCACGAGATAGGTGGAGGCAGCAGCCTTCTTCTGCACATCCGCCTGCAAAGCAGTGATGGGCAGCTGGTTAGGATTTCGGAATAGTCGGTTAGATCGGATTAGTGGGTTAATGGAGTCATGCTCTTACCTTGTAAACAGACTGACTGTCGTCCTTGGAGTAGACATCATCGTTGCTGGGCTCCGCCTCGCTCTGGGATTTGTTCTGGCGACGAATGACGAACCAGGCAACCAAAGCAGCATTCAGGACCAACAGGACCATGGCAGCCGAGGTGATCCCTATGATCATCACATTGGGCAGCTCGTCCTTTTCGGTATACTCCGCCGAGTGGGGCTGGGAGCCCTTGCTCAGGGTCAACTTGATGTCCGGCATGAACTTACTGCCACCCGCCTCGTTGGCCGCCATCACAGAGAAGTAGTAGGTGGCTCCGGGCTTCAGGCCATCCAGGGATATATTCTGGTGTCCCGGCTTGGCGTCCACATACTTGTACTTATCCTCGCCATGCTGTTTGAGCCTCAGCCGGAAGTAAGTCTGCATGCCGCCATCGAAGCCGGGTGTCCAGTTCAGTTCCACGCCCGTATCACTCACATTTCCCACCCTCAGCTGGAGCGGAGCATCCGGACGCGAGGGCTTGCTGAACTCCAAAGTGGTGCTGGCCTGTCCCAGCGCATTCCGCACCACGCACTCGTACTGCCCATAGTCATCCGCCGAGGTGTTCTCGATCAGGAGTGCTGACTCATAGTTAAGGGTATCCACCTGGCGCTCCACACTCTTGAACTTGTTGCGCCGCTGCATCTTGAGATCCTTGCCATGACGACGCCAGATGAAACTTGGTTGGGGAGAGGCCAGGGACCGGCAAATTAGCTGGGCTCGCACGCCCAAACGGGCGGCATAGCGTGTGTAACCAGGGGAGTGGTCGATTTCTGGGGCAGCTGGAAAGAGAAAAAAGCATATCAAACAAAGGTTAATTACTCATATTTTTATGGGGTAATATACATATAATTAAAACTTGCTGTTAGACAACTTACTTTGCACCACCAGAAGTACATTTTGCGCTGCGGGAGCTCCTCGCTGGTTGTCCACGATGCAGGTAAAGTTGCCAATGTCGCTGCGCTCCACGCTGGCAATCTGCAGCAGGGCGGTTCCGTTTTCGAAACTGGAGATGGTGCGGGAGGCGAGGTCGTAGCCGTCGCGAGACCAGCGCACATGGGCGGCCTCTAGCGGACGGGCCTGGATGTGGCAGGCCAAGACCGCCGGTTCGCCGGCCACAAAGCTGCGACCCTCACTCACCGCTGTGATTGTGGGGGCATCTATTTGGGGGTATGAGAAGATTGAGCTCAGTTTTAGAGGGGGTCAGTTGAAGAGCTTCAGGGGCACTACTCACATTCCACGGCCACATGGACCTCCAGCAGAGCGGTGCCCTGGCTATTGAGCGCCTCGCAGATGTAGACACCCGCATCGTTGCGACTAAGACGACTGATATTGAGACGAGGTCCGTCGGAGATCAAACGCTGGCCGCTCAAACTATTGCTGCTAATGGGCAGGCCGTCCTTGGTCCAGGTATAGCTAATTACCATGGGGTTTCCGCTGGCCATCAACTCCACATGGAACGGCGCCCCCTCAACGCCTACGAAGGTATTGCTTTGCGAGGTCTCGAACTTGGGGGGATCTGGGGGATTAGGTGTTGGGTTTAGGACCACTAAGTAAATTAAACTATCTCTACCACTTACAAAGTATATCCAAGCTGATGGTTTCGTGCACACTGCGCTGCAGTACCTCATTGTGACTCTGGCATGTATAGATGATGCCATCCAGATCCTGGGTTATGTTCACGTACATCTCCAGAGTGGACACCGAACCTCCCCAGAGACCGGGTCTATTGGCCAAGTTGAGACCCTCGACGGGAATGCCATCCTTCCACCAGCTGATCTTGGCCGGGGGATTACTTGAACTAGAGTCGCAGACCAGCTTGGCTCTAATACCAGGCACTAGATTCTTGGGCACCACACTGATCTTGACTGTTTCTGGAGGAACTAAGATGGGGGAAAAACCCTTTGAGTTTGTATTCCCAAGCTAAAGCAACCCTTCTACTTACAATGAACTCCCAATGTCTTGGTGGCGAAAAGTGGTATGTCAATGGCTGCATTCTGAACCTTACACTTATAGATGGCATTGTTGTCGGAGGCGTTGACCAACAGAGACATCTCAGAGGTTATTTTGCTATCCACCAACTTGGAGGGAGCATTGATAATCTTATCGTTTTTGTACCACTGCAAAGTGGGTGGGGGATTGCCACCAGCGGAGCTGCATTGCAGTTTTAAAATGGATCCAGAGATAAGAATATCACCATCATTATAGCCTGTCAGCAGGGGTGGCGAAGGGGGGTCTGTAAGAGGAATTTATAAGGCAattcataatttaattataaccCTTAAGTGGtgaattataatttttgataAGATCAAGGGGTAGTTGGTAAACTTACACAGGACATTCACGGTGTGTGATCCCACCACATTCTGGGTGAGTTCCGTGTTGAGGGCGTGGCAAACGGCGATGAAGGTCCTGCTCTGCGAGTCGATGGTCAAGCTGATGTTGGAACTGCTAACCCAGCCACCATCGGAGCTACTGGTGGTCTTATAGGTGCTGTTTTCCAGGGGTCGTCCATTGATTGACCAACTTATACGGGCCTGGGGATTCGAGGGGGCAGTCACGCAGCTCAGCTGCACGGAATCGCCGACCTTGGCCTGGTTGGCGCCGCTTAGATAAACGTCCTTGGGGGCATCTATAGGAGTAAGAGGTATATTTGTTGGTCATCCTtagtaaatattatttttacacTTGGGAAAACATTGAAGAccaatttatattattatttaataatgttCAACTTTGTTTTCCTTGCACTGTTTTACACTGATTAAATATCATATTAAAAGGTATATTCTTTTTCTCTCTGCATGTTCTTTTTGGCATTTCGGTTAAGTAAATATGCTTTATGGCTTTGCTGTGCTAAGGAAACTTACACAGGACAGTCAGATTGAGTTCGGCGCGCAGGGGAGTTGTCGCCAGCAGATTCTTGGCCTCGCACACCAAATTAGCCCCATTGTCCTCGGCGGCGGCGGTGAACTTGTAAACGTTCTCCGACAGACGGCCTGAGGTGCGTTGCGGCGAACTGATGGCCACGCCATTCCGGTACCAAGTCAATTGGGCCGGGGGATTCCCACCGCGGCTGCGGCAGGCAATTTGAACTTCCTGGCCGCGATGCAGGCTTTCGCCCTGCCTGTAGCCCTCAAAGAACGGGGCGCCGGGTGGATCTGCAAGGGAAGGGTGGCATAGGATTTGGGATTAGGAACTTTGCccggcacacacacacaaaggaCCCGCGGGCCATTCAGGATGCACTTACAGAGCACGGAGAGCTGCACCTGGGCGCGCATTGGCACATCGGGGGGCAGGGCCTTGTGACGGGCCTCGCAGGAGAACTCCTTGTAATCGTCCTCGGCGCGGGGCTGCAGGTGCAACGTGGAGCTGGTCGTGAAGCGCTTCGGGGCAGTTTGATTCACCGAGACAATGGGAGCTACATGGGAAGAAAATATCACCCAAATTGGTTGAAAATTTGATATTAGCATTGTGCTTTTAAGCAGTTTTGAAGTGAATTAAGAGGGAGATTTTattatgaatttatttatatctaACTACTATTTCTTGAATATTTCTAGAGACAAAACTCACCCGTGGCAACTGGAACTTCGCCCTGGAACCAGACAATCTCCGCCGCCGGATTGGCGTTTTCCGCGAGGCAGTGCAGCGTGAGGTTCTGGCGCTCCTCCACCTCCACGCGGGCATTCCGGGCATAGCCCTCGATAACGATGCTGCTGGGGGCGGCCACTATGCTCAGCTTGGCATTTGCCCGGATGGCTGGGTTCCCAGCGGCCGGACCCACCTGGCACTGGTATTCCGCGTCGTCCTCTAGGGTGGCATTCTTGATCTGAAGATTATAGGCATTCTGTTTGGCATCCACCAGCACCGAGTAGCGGGGGAATCCCGGAATCACCGCCGAGAAGCCTAACGCAAAGCCATCCTTGGTCCACTGGACCTTCCCGGCCCGGTTGGACACCTCGCAGCGGAGAAGGGTGTCGGTGCCCTCGAGAATTTGCAGATCGTGGGGCGTTAGGCGAAACTTTTGCACAACCGGGGACGCCACCTGCACAGGTGGAGTTGGAGCCGTAACTGCAGCCATTCCGTGGGAGATGGTAACTGCTgcagagagaaaaataaatgAGATGGTTAGTGATTTTGGTTATACACATAGGTTCTAATAGGAACGCAGACGTTTTAATggaataaatattataaatatcaAATGGAATTGTGTGAATTTTAAAGCTTAAGAGATTTACAATGAATATTAAACAGTATTCTTCCAGCATTGCCTTCAGAACTAAGGCAATATACCTTTATTTCAACTTAACaagtaaattttaaaaatgtatttgaaaGAATCAAAATGATTTGAGGAAATGCACTTGCCCCTCCTTATCGGTTAACTCGGAGATATTTCTCCCCGTGTAAAATAAAACGAGATGGAAAGGAAATTCGCATGGTTAATCGGCACGTTCGGCATTTGGGCACGTAGTTTGCCAAGTGCACCGGCAATGGGAACAGTTCAATTGGCATCGCATCGACATGGATGTCGACCTGTCAGGGCCCCGAGCTGGCATCGGAATCGGAATGGAAGTCGGAGTCAGATGGCCACGGTTACCCAGTTTAACGGCCCACACATAAAATACACATTACTTAAGCGTAAGCCCCGACGACGTCGCTCAGTCACATCGCACTAATTTGGAACAACTTCTTTTTTCCGATTCAGTACGATTCAGTTCGATTCGACTCGAATCGTTTCGTTTCCTTTCCGCTCACATGTGTCAGCCGGGGGTGGGGGGAACTCAACTCTCAGGCTGTCATTGAGACATGGATGTATATCTGTCCGTCGATATCCATCGGTCTTTTCTGTTC
Protein-coding regions in this window:
- the hbs gene encoding nephrin isoform X2 yields the protein MQFWITLTFAVLLVTISHGMAAVTAPTPPVQVASPVVQKFRLTPHDLQILEGTDTLLRCEVSNRAGKVQWTKDGFALGFSAVIPGFPRYSVLVDAKQNAYNLQIKNATLEDDAEYQCQVGPAAGNPAIRANAKLSIVAAPSSIVIEGYARNARVEVEERQNLTLHCLAENANPAAEIVWFQGEVPVATAPIVSVNQTAPKRFTTSSTLHLQPRAEDDYKEFSCEARHKALPPDVPMRAQVQLSVLYPPGAPFFEGYRQGESLHRGQEVQIACRSRGGNPPAQLTWYRNGVAISSPQRTSGRLSENVYKFTAAAEDNGANLVCEAKNLLATTPLRAELNLTVLYAPKDVYLSGANQAKVGDSVQLSCVTAPSNPQARISWSINGRPLENSTYKTTSSSDGGWVSSSNISLTIDSQSRTFIAVCHALNTELTQNVVGSHTVNVLYPPSPPLLTGYNDGDILISGSILKLQCSSAGGNPPPTLQWYKNDKIINAPSKLVDSKITSEMSLLVNASDNNAIYKCKVQNAAIDIPLFATKTLGVHFPPETVKISVVPKNLVPGIRAKLVCDSSSSNPPAKISWWKDGIPVEGLNLANRPGLWGGSVSTLEMYVNITQDLDGIIYTCQSHNEVLQRSVHETISLDILYPPKFETSQSNTFVGVEGAPFHVELMASGNPMVISYTWTKDGLPISSNSLSGQRLISDGPRLNISRLSRNDAGVYICEALNSQGTALLEVHVAVEYAPTITAVSEGRSFVAGEPAVLACHIQARPLEAAHVRWSRDGYDLASRTISSFENGTALLQIASVERSDIGNFTCIVDNQRGAPAAQNVLLVVQTAPEIDHSPGYTRYAARLGVRAQLICRSLASPQPSFIWRRHGKDLKMQRRNKFKSVERQVDTLNYESALLIENTSADDYGQYECVVRNALGQASTTLEFSKPSRPDAPLQLRVGNVSDTGVELNWTPGFDGGMQTYFRLRLKQHGEDKYKYVDAKPGHQNISLDGLKPGATYYFSVMAANEAGGSKFMPDIKLTLSKGSQPHSAEYTEKDELPNVMIIGITSAAMVLLVLNAALVAWFVIRRQNKSQSEAEPSNDDVYSKDDSQSVYKLPITALQADVQKKAAASTYLVENVDIIQSTAYPPKYQESSMCTPPYPLCNPDFTRTLPNPKRHSQRNSATGMIEGMQMRSKDDHMLISNGLYIPSPSPASSLVIKGSYISSPSPAPPADGSYFNMSDKYMSYPPVTY
- the hbs gene encoding nephrin isoform X1; translation: MQFWITLTFAVLLAVTISHGMAAVTAPTPPVQVASPVVQKFRLTPHDLQILEGTDTLLRCEVSNRAGKVQWTKDGFALGFSAVIPGFPRYSVLVDAKQNAYNLQIKNATLEDDAEYQCQVGPAAGNPAIRANAKLSIVAAPSSIVIEGYARNARVEVEERQNLTLHCLAENANPAAEIVWFQGEVPVATAPIVSVNQTAPKRFTTSSTLHLQPRAEDDYKEFSCEARHKALPPDVPMRAQVQLSVLYPPGAPFFEGYRQGESLHRGQEVQIACRSRGGNPPAQLTWYRNGVAISSPQRTSGRLSENVYKFTAAAEDNGANLVCEAKNLLATTPLRAELNLTVLYAPKDVYLSGANQAKVGDSVQLSCVTAPSNPQARISWSINGRPLENSTYKTTSSSDGGWVSSSNISLTIDSQSRTFIAVCHALNTELTQNVVGSHTVNVLYPPSPPLLTGYNDGDILISGSILKLQCSSAGGNPPPTLQWYKNDKIINAPSKLVDSKITSEMSLLVNASDNNAIYKCKVQNAAIDIPLFATKTLGVHFPPETVKISVVPKNLVPGIRAKLVCDSSSSNPPAKISWWKDGIPVEGLNLANRPGLWGGSVSTLEMYVNITQDLDGIIYTCQSHNEVLQRSVHETISLDILYPPKFETSQSNTFVGVEGAPFHVELMASGNPMVISYTWTKDGLPISSNSLSGQRLISDGPRLNISRLSRNDAGVYICEALNSQGTALLEVHVAVEYAPTITAVSEGRSFVAGEPAVLACHIQARPLEAAHVRWSRDGYDLASRTISSFENGTALLQIASVERSDIGNFTCIVDNQRGAPAAQNVLLVVQTAPEIDHSPGYTRYAARLGVRAQLICRSLASPQPSFIWRRHGKDLKMQRRNKFKSVERQVDTLNYESALLIENTSADDYGQYECVVRNALGQASTTLEFSKPSRPDAPLQLRVGNVSDTGVELNWTPGFDGGMQTYFRLRLKQHGEDKYKYVDAKPGHQNISLDGLKPGATYYFSVMAANEAGGSKFMPDIKLTLSKGSQPHSAEYTEKDELPNVMIIGITSAAMVLLVLNAALVAWFVIRRQNKSQSEAEPSNDDVYSKDDSQSVYKLPITALQADVQKKAAASTYLVENVDIIQSTAYPPKYQESSMCTPPYPLCNPDFTRTLPNPKRHSQRNSATGMIEGMQMRSKDDHMLISNGLYIPSPSPASSLVIKGSYISSPSPAPPADGSYFNMSDKYMSYPPVTY
- the hbs gene encoding nephrin isoform X3 translates to MQFWITLTFAVLLAVTISHGMAAVTAPTPPVQVASPVVQKFRLTPHDLQILEGTDTLLRCEVSNRAGKVQWTKDGFALGFSAVIPGFPRYSVLVDAKQNAYNLQIKNATLEDDAEYQCQVGPAAGNPAIRANAKLSIVAAPSSIVIEGYARNARVEVEERQNLTLHCLAENANPAAEIVWFQGEVPVATAPIVSVNQTAPKRFTTSSTLHLQPRAEDDYKEFSCEARHKALPPDVPMRAQVQLSVLYPPGAPFFEGYRQGESLHRGQEVQIACRSRGGNPPAQLTWYRNGVAISSPQRTSGRLSENVYKFTAAAEDNGANLVCEAKNLLATTPLRAELNLTVLYAPKDVYLSGANQAKVGDSVQLSCVTAPSNPQARISWSINGRPLENSTYKTTSSSDGGWVSSSNISLTIDSQSRTFIAVCHALNTELTQNVVGSHTVNVLYPPSPPLLTGYNDGDILISGSILKLQCSSAGGNPPPTLQWYKNDKIINAPSKLVDSKITSEMSLLVNASDNNAIYKCKVQNAAIDIPLFATKTLGVHFPPETVKISVVPKNLVPGIRAKLVCDSSSSNPPAKISWWKDGIPVEGLNLANRPGLWGGSVSTLEMYVNITQDLDGIIYTCQSHNEVLQRSVHETISLDILYPPKFETSQSNTFVGVEGAPFHVELMASGNPMVISYTWTKDGLPISSNSLSGQRLISDGPRLNISRLSRNDAGVYICEALNSQGTALLEVHVAVEYAPTITAVSEGRSFVAGEPAVLACHIQARPLEAAHVRWSRDGYDLASRTISSFENGTALLQIASVERSDIGNFTCIVDNQRGAPAAQNVLLVVQTAPEIDHSPGYTRYAARLGVRAQLICRSLASPQPSFIWRRHGKDLKMQRRNKFKSVERQVDTLNYESALLIENTSADDYGQYECVVRNALGQASTTLEFSKPSRPDAPLQLRVGNVSDTGVELNWTPGFDGGMQTYFRLRLKQHGEDKYKYVDAKPGHQNISLDGLKPGATYYFSVMAANEAGGSKFMPDIKLTLSKGSQPHSAEYTEKDELPNVMIIGITSAAMVLLVLNAALVAWFVIRRQNKSQSEAEPSNDDVYSKDDSQSVYKADVQKKAAASTYLVENVDIIQSTAYPPKYQESSMCTPPYPLCNPDFTRTLPNPKRHSQRNSATGMIEGMQMRSKDDHMLISNGLYIPSPSPASSLVIKGSYISSPSPAPPADGSYFNMSDKYMSYPPVTY